Proteins encoded together in one Ferroglobus placidus DSM 10642 window:
- a CDS encoding GIY-YIG nuclease family protein, producing MYFVIFKLEKDKKIRVGKLGEIDFKKGYYVYVGSAKRGLNKRVRRHMRKDKKMRWHVDYFSVEANFVDAFKVGVNECELAKLASSLMEGIKNFGCSDCKCKSHLFYSENYPEKFVNEVKLNYGKIERLDYEELRGTS from the coding sequence ATGTACTTCGTGATTTTTAAGCTGGAGAAGGACAAAAAAATTAGAGTAGGAAAGCTCGGAGAGATAGACTTCAAAAAGGGTTACTACGTTTACGTCGGAAGCGCAAAGAGAGGTTTGAACAAGAGAGTCAGAAGGCACATGAGGAAGGACAAGAAGATGAGGTGGCACGTAGATTACTTCAGCGTAGAAGCGAACTTTGTAGACGCTTTCAAAGTTGGAGTTAACGAATGCGAGCTTGCGAAGCTTGCTTCAAGCCTTATGGAAGGAATAAAGAACTTCGGTTGCTCGGATTGTAAGTGCAAGTCCCACCTCTTTTACTCTGAGAATTATCCAGAAAAATTCGTTAACGAGGTAAAACTTAATTACGGTAAGATAGAGAGACTCGATTATGAGGAGTTACGAGGAACTTCTTGA
- a CDS encoding translation initiation factor IF-2 subunit beta, with translation MRSYEELLERALKMLPENVVKRERFEIPKVSLQREGAKTIIKNFSSIAKALNRSEEHIFKYLVRSLGTAGVIESGRLVLQGKFTEEEVQKEIDDYVKTYVLCRECGAPDTELVREERILFVKCLACGAKHSVRSI, from the coding sequence ATGAGGAGTTACGAGGAACTTCTTGAAAGGGCACTGAAGATGCTTCCGGAGAACGTTGTAAAGAGGGAGAGGTTCGAAATTCCTAAGGTTTCCTTGCAGAGGGAAGGTGCAAAAACGATAATCAAGAACTTCTCAAGCATCGCTAAAGCACTCAACAGGAGTGAAGAGCACATATTTAAGTATCTCGTCCGCTCATTGGGTACGGCTGGAGTTATAGAAAGTGGAAGGCTCGTTCTTCAGGGTAAGTTTACCGAAGAGGAGGTTCAGAAGGAAATAGACGACTACGTCAAAACCTACGTTCTATGCAGAGAATGCGGGGCTCCGGATACGGAGCTTGTTAGGGAGGAGAGAATACTCTTCGTTAAGTGTCTCGCTTGCGGAGCGAAGCATTCAGTCAGAAGCATATGA
- the speD gene encoding adenosylmethionine decarboxylase: MIVGKHIIAELYGVPKELISYESTVREIVESVVEEAKLTKVSSHYKQFEPYGVTGVVLISESHISIHTWPEYELVNLDIFTCGDTRKTDKAFELFLQKFKPKSYRHFVLDRG, translated from the coding sequence ATGATCGTAGGAAAGCATATAATAGCGGAACTGTATGGAGTTCCAAAGGAGCTGATTTCATATGAGAGCACGGTAAGGGAGATAGTAGAGAGCGTGGTAGAGGAGGCTAAATTGACGAAAGTAAGCTCCCATTATAAGCAGTTCGAACCTTACGGCGTGACGGGAGTTGTTTTGATTTCCGAAAGCCACATTTCGATACACACCTGGCCAGAATACGAACTCGTGAACTTGGACATCTTCACCTGCGGCGACACGAGAAAGACGGACAAAGCTTTTGAGCTGTTTTTGCAGAAGTTTAAGCCCAAATCTTACAGACACTTCGTTTTGGACAGGGGATAA
- the aglJ gene encoding S-layer glycoprotein N-glycosyltransferase AglJ translates to MKVTVIIPTLNEEESIGEIVEKFVGMGYEVFVIDGNSTDRTREIAERKGAKVVIQSGKGKGQAVKEAFQLVDSDVVVLIDGDGTYLPEEVEKLLEPIRRDVADHVAGNRLENFEKGAFTRLNLLGNKILNLFFRLFYGVELYDILTGYRAMKREVYKSFELEKTGFEIEAEMTVETIANGFRIMEVPITYKKRKGRTKLRPIKDGIRIALTLYSLLKKYSPGRYFYFIGSLLLFFGLLSGAITVYDWFRNITHYLLAVLTALLIISGLQIILIGVISDVLVRNYATLKREIEDLRREFRESKRNS, encoded by the coding sequence ATGAAAGTCACGGTAATAATTCCAACGCTGAACGAAGAGGAGAGCATAGGAGAAATTGTTGAGAAATTCGTAGGAATGGGATACGAGGTTTTCGTAATAGACGGCAACAGCACTGACAGAACGAGAGAAATTGCTGAAAGGAAGGGGGCTAAAGTAGTTATTCAGAGCGGGAAGGGGAAAGGACAGGCTGTAAAAGAGGCTTTTCAGCTCGTGGACAGTGACGTAGTGGTTCTAATCGACGGAGACGGAACTTACCTTCCTGAGGAAGTTGAAAAACTGTTGGAGCCGATAAGGAGGGATGTAGCAGATCACGTGGCTGGAAACAGGCTTGAAAATTTTGAGAAAGGGGCTTTCACGAGGTTGAATTTGCTCGGAAACAAAATTTTGAATCTCTTCTTCAGGCTTTTTTACGGAGTCGAACTTTACGACATCCTCACCGGCTATCGAGCGATGAAGAGAGAAGTTTACAAATCCTTCGAACTCGAAAAGACTGGATTTGAAATCGAAGCGGAAATGACAGTAGAGACGATAGCCAACGGCTTTAGGATCATGGAAGTTCCGATAACCTACAAGAAAAGAAAAGGAAGAACGAAACTAAGACCGATAAAAGACGGAATCAGAATCGCTTTAACTCTTTATTCCTTGCTAAAAAAGTACAGTCCGGGGAGGTACTTCTACTTCATCGGGAGTCTTTTGCTTTTCTTCGGACTTCTCTCCGGAGCTATAACGGTTTACGACTGGTTCAGAAACATCACTCATTACCTGCTGGCTGTTTTAACAGCTCTTCTGATAATTTCTGGCTTGCAGATAATCCTGATCGGAGTAATAAGTGACGTTCTCGTGAGAAACTATGCAACACTCAAAAGAGAAATAGAGGATCTGAGGAGGGAATTTCGTGAAAGTAAGAGAAATAGTTGA
- a CDS encoding bis-aminopropyl spermidine synthase family protein, giving the protein MMERIRKQILQALAGGEISVYKLIDLQDASLPEFFQLLQEMEEGEIIQISDGKVGLTEKGRELAEKLGAKYFDVSCEHCEYTGLKIHDFFKDVLDKYLEIAKERPETVEEYDQGYISPEGVIKRVEFVYERGDLLKSRIFVVGDDDLFSIAAALTGMPEKIFVVDIDERLINFINKVAEEYSLPIEAMVYDVQQAFPEELKKKFDVFVTDPVETIPGLKLFLSRGVSTLKGPGCSGYFGITTLEASRKKWYEIQKMIHDMGFVITDMRRKFSVYPQDEKNFFRFQEKLPIVEKLGAKIDYDWYKSTLYRIEAVKDPKPLVEGEMIIDEAVYRDSESWATPYGAD; this is encoded by the coding sequence ATGATGGAGAGAATTAGGAAACAAATTTTGCAGGCTTTGGCTGGAGGGGAAATTTCGGTCTATAAACTAATAGATTTGCAGGACGCGTCTCTTCCGGAATTCTTTCAGCTCTTGCAGGAAATGGAGGAAGGAGAAATCATTCAGATTTCTGACGGAAAGGTCGGGTTAACTGAGAAAGGAAGGGAGTTGGCTGAAAAGCTCGGGGCTAAGTATTTCGATGTCTCTTGCGAGCACTGCGAATACACCGGATTGAAGATCCACGACTTCTTCAAAGACGTTCTCGATAAGTATCTGGAGATCGCCAAAGAGCGCCCTGAAACTGTTGAGGAGTACGACCAAGGCTATATAAGTCCGGAAGGAGTTATAAAGAGGGTCGAATTCGTTTACGAACGAGGAGATCTGCTCAAAAGCAGGATATTCGTCGTTGGAGATGACGATCTGTTCAGCATAGCCGCAGCTTTGACCGGAATGCCGGAAAAAATATTCGTCGTTGATATAGATGAGAGACTCATAAACTTCATTAACAAGGTTGCTGAGGAGTACTCCCTACCAATCGAAGCTATGGTTTACGACGTGCAGCAAGCTTTTCCCGAAGAGCTGAAGAAAAAGTTTGACGTTTTCGTAACCGATCCGGTCGAAACGATTCCGGGACTAAAGCTTTTCCTTTCGAGGGGCGTGTCAACCTTAAAAGGTCCGGGTTGCTCCGGATACTTCGGCATAACGACTCTCGAAGCTTCGAGAAAGAAGTGGTACGAAATACAGAAAATGATACACGACATGGGATTCGTCATAACAGATATGAGAAGAAAGTTCAGCGTTTATCCGCAGGATGAGAAGAATTTCTTCAGATTTCAGGAGAAGTTGCCAATAGTCGAAAAGCTTGGAGCCAAGATCGACTACGACTGGTACAAATCTACTCTTTACAGGATAGAAGCCGTAAAAGACCCCAAGCCGTTAGTCGAGGGAGAAATGATAATAGACGAGGCTGTGTATAGAGACAGCGAGAGCTGGGCAACTCCCTACGGAGCGGATTAA
- a CDS encoding cobyrinate a,c-diamide synthase, with protein sequence MPKAVVIASTHSGAGKTTASLLLVSALKKRGYRVQPFKVGPDYIDPTHYEFERKAVNLDAFMMGEEGVLKSFKHWMSYADFGVVEGVMGLYDGYGMSSFSSTAHVSRILNLPVILVLKPEGMSYSTLALFRGFKNFESVNIVGVIFNSVSPIFYQKLKKVFEEETEVLGFIPKVKDLEMESRHLGLKLGIESNFDWKKASEIAESYLNVDRIIELAEDVEAEEEKLEENEKFTIGVPFDRAFAFYYEDNLRILKKDAKLIFFSPLNNELPYCDAYYFGGGYPELYPEIESFAKKFRKKYEDQPVFGECGGMMFLSRKIETEKGVIKCSSFLDIDIVFTKKLQALGYVKGEIIRENPFFAKSFKGHEFHYSYAIPDDDVRYAFRIDGKGIANGFDGAINGNVLGSYAHLHFYSTKVKLAEFFEKRVN encoded by the coding sequence ATGCCGAAAGCGGTAGTAATTGCTTCGACTCACAGCGGAGCGGGAAAAACCACCGCTTCCCTTCTCCTTGTCTCAGCTCTCAAGAAAAGGGGTTATAGAGTTCAACCTTTTAAAGTTGGTCCTGACTACATAGATCCAACTCACTACGAATTTGAGAGGAAAGCCGTAAATCTTGATGCTTTTATGATGGGAGAAGAGGGAGTTTTAAAATCCTTCAAACACTGGATGTCCTATGCGGATTTCGGTGTTGTGGAGGGTGTTATGGGACTTTACGACGGCTACGGGATGAGCAGCTTTTCTTCAACCGCTCACGTCTCACGAATTTTGAATTTACCGGTCATTCTGGTTCTAAAGCCCGAGGGGATGTCCTACTCAACTCTCGCTCTCTTTAGAGGTTTCAAGAATTTTGAGAGCGTGAATATCGTTGGAGTAATCTTTAACTCCGTCTCTCCAATCTTTTATCAAAAACTGAAGAAGGTTTTTGAGGAAGAAACTGAAGTTTTGGGTTTTATTCCGAAGGTGAAGGACTTGGAAATGGAGAGCAGACACCTCGGATTGAAACTTGGAATTGAGAGCAATTTTGACTGGAAAAAAGCTTCTGAAATTGCTGAAAGTTACTTGAATGTAGACAGGATAATAGAGTTGGCTGAAGATGTGGAGGCTGAAGAGGAGAAGTTGGAGGAAAACGAAAAATTCACGATTGGCGTACCTTTCGATCGAGCTTTCGCTTTTTACTACGAAGACAACCTCAGAATTTTGAAAAAAGATGCTAAGTTAATTTTCTTCTCTCCTCTCAACAACGAGCTTCCGTATTGCGACGCTTACTACTTCGGAGGAGGATATCCCGAGCTTTACCCGGAAATAGAATCTTTTGCTAAAAAGTTTAGAAAGAAGTACGAAGACCAGCCGGTTTTCGGGGAATGCGGTGGAATGATGTTCCTTTCGAGGAAAATTGAGACGGAGAAAGGTGTGATCAAGTGCTCGTCTTTTCTGGACATAGACATAGTTTTTACGAAAAAACTTCAAGCTCTTGGCTACGTCAAAGGAGAGATTATTAGAGAAAATCCATTTTTCGCTAAAAGCTTTAAAGGGCACGAATTTCATTACAGCTACGCAATTCCTGACGATGACGTCAGATACGCTTTCAGAATTGACGGAAAAGGCATAGCTAATGGCTTCGATGGAGCAATAAATGGCAACGTTTTGGGGAGTTACGCTCATCTGCACTTCTATTCAACGAAGGTAAAGCTGGCTGAATTTTTCGAGAAGAGAGTTAATTAA
- a CDS encoding transcription antitermination factor NusB, which produces MLARADGGDVIVNQEIAAEILEKLDKEVISEKELLRRFFLGKNVDYKIRGAVHAYVMEVSKRRNVIDFILEKALKPKKLEDVKPFVRNLLRIATYEIFFKKVPPALATDCAVRIAKKRFGIKAASFVNAILRKAERVDLKKEMEKLSRTKYLALKYFHPEWYVKMAEKLGIEVEELLIANLENTIYIRVNTLKTSEENLRRYLEKNDVIVEETFLPEVFKVVSYDKPPAYLDGHNELFVIQDLASCLVSRTLNPEPGDVVADLCAAPGSKTSHMAALMENKGKIIAVDNSKERLERMRARLNKLGVENVKILLGDASKIELEADKVLLDPPCSSTGSVRNYPSVKWRYDPRLFWKTVELQRKMLKNASKIGDEIVYSTCSITFEENEENVLFASKFLKVEDAYIGFGDKGISRYGKKRFPYAELVVRTYPHKHDTAGFFISKLRRK; this is translated from the coding sequence ATGTTGGCACGCGCAGATGGTGGTGATGTAATAGTAAATCAGGAGATTGCTGCTGAGATACTTGAGAAGCTTGATAAAGAAGTTATTTCGGAAAAAGAACTGCTTAGAAGGTTCTTTTTAGGAAAAAACGTCGATTACAAGATAAGAGGGGCAGTTCACGCTTACGTGATGGAAGTATCTAAGAGGAGGAACGTTATAGACTTCATTCTCGAAAAAGCCTTAAAGCCGAAGAAGCTTGAAGACGTGAAGCCTTTCGTGAGAAATCTTTTGAGAATAGCAACTTACGAGATTTTCTTCAAAAAAGTTCCCCCAGCCTTAGCTACGGACTGTGCCGTTAGAATAGCAAAAAAGAGATTTGGGATAAAAGCAGCCTCATTTGTCAACGCTATTTTGAGGAAGGCTGAGAGGGTGGATTTGAAGAAGGAAATGGAGAAGCTCAGCAGAACCAAGTACTTGGCTTTGAAGTACTTCCACCCGGAGTGGTACGTTAAAATGGCTGAAAAGCTTGGGATAGAAGTTGAGGAGCTTTTGATAGCCAATTTGGAAAACACGATTTACATTAGAGTCAACACACTAAAAACGAGCGAAGAGAATCTAAGGAGGTATCTGGAAAAGAACGATGTGATAGTGGAGGAGACATTCCTTCCGGAGGTTTTCAAAGTCGTAAGTTACGACAAACCTCCGGCTTACTTGGACGGACATAACGAGCTGTTCGTCATTCAAGATCTTGCATCCTGCTTGGTCTCAAGAACGCTGAATCCCGAGCCGGGAGATGTCGTTGCAGATCTTTGCGCCGCTCCCGGTTCAAAAACGAGTCACATGGCTGCGTTGATGGAAAATAAAGGGAAAATTATAGCGGTTGACAACTCCAAGGAAAGGCTCGAAAGAATGAGGGCGAGGTTGAATAAGCTCGGAGTTGAAAACGTGAAAATTTTACTCGGCGATGCTTCGAAAATCGAGCTCGAAGCTGACAAAGTTCTCCTCGATCCTCCTTGCTCCTCAACCGGCTCTGTAAGAAACTACCCGAGCGTTAAGTGGAGGTACGATCCGAGGCTTTTCTGGAAAACCGTGGAATTGCAGAGGAAGATGCTCAAAAACGCCTCGAAAATAGGGGACGAAATCGTATATTCAACGTGTTCAATAACCTTTGAAGAGAACGAAGAGAACGTCTTATTCGCGAGCAAGTTTTTAAAAGTTGAAGATGCTTACATTGGCTTCGGAGACAAAGGAATTTCCAGATACGGAAAGAAGAGATTCCCTTACGCCGAACTCGTGGTGAGAACTTACCCTCACAAGCACGACACTGCCGGCTTCTTCATTTCTAAGCTAAGAAGGAAGTAG
- a CDS encoding orotate phosphoribosyltransferase-like protein yields the protein MSRLEELIEKARKLKEKGLTTGEIADELNVSRETAMWLLTRATAKPSDVYVELNTLTSSAFRLRRIAEILADIILDVGEPDVVVGIATSGIPLATMVAQEITSEIAVYYPKKLRWEKEEKHISGTLSENFAKIDGKSCAIVDDIMTTGSTIKEVIEYVQNKGKALCAAVIVNKTGLDEINNVPIYSLIRIERL from the coding sequence ATGAGCAGGCTCGAGGAGTTGATAGAAAAGGCGAGAAAGTTAAAGGAAAAAGGTCTCACGACTGGAGAGATAGCTGACGAGCTGAACGTTTCGAGGGAGACGGCTATGTGGCTTTTAACGAGAGCTACAGCAAAGCCTTCTGACGTTTACGTTGAGCTGAACACGCTGACGTCTTCGGCTTTCAGATTGAGGAGAATAGCCGAGATATTAGCGGACATAATACTTGATGTTGGAGAGCCGGATGTTGTGGTGGGAATAGCTACTTCCGGTATTCCCCTCGCTACGATGGTTGCTCAGGAGATAACGAGCGAGATAGCTGTGTACTATCCGAAGAAGCTTAGGTGGGAGAAGGAGGAGAAGCACATCTCCGGGACTTTAAGCGAGAATTTCGCAAAGATCGACGGAAAGAGCTGTGCGATAGTTGACGACATAATGACGACCGGCTCTACAATTAAAGAAGTTATAGAGTACGTTCAAAACAAAGGAAAGGCTCTTTGTGCCGCTGTAATAGTTAACAAGACGGGTTTGGATGAGATAAACAACGTGCCGATTTACAGCCTGATAAGGATAGAGAGGCTCTAA
- a CDS encoding DUF424 domain-containing protein — protein sequence MKFRMKIYRVRGEVLVAVCDEDIVGKTFREKDLKIEVKEEFYGKESYDEEEVKRALRQATIANITGKNAVKLAISIGIIDESRVLKIGECWHAQMVVM from the coding sequence ATGAAGTTCAGAATGAAGATTTACAGAGTAAGAGGGGAAGTGCTCGTTGCTGTGTGCGATGAAGACATAGTCGGCAAGACCTTCAGGGAAAAGGATTTAAAAATTGAGGTAAAAGAAGAGTTTTACGGAAAAGAAAGCTACGACGAGGAAGAGGTTAAAAGAGCGCTGAGGCAGGCAACTATAGCAAACATAACTGGAAAAAATGCTGTGAAACTTGCCATATCCATAGGGATAATAGATGAAAGTAGGGTTTTGAAGATAGGAGAATGTTGGCACGCGCAGATGGTGGTGATGTAA
- a CDS encoding stage II sporulation protein M codes for MTSQNIIICISALLFILGVVIGSEMPHIDNESQKFIFQFENKCSNNVLFFYFLTNNLRLVGLLISGSALFGAPSCLNLMANGIFIGSTIKSAILTNKLLEFILLTLPHGIFEIPAIIIAGAAGFKIPYEIIRYLAGKKEQILTKEDIREYLTLALISIILIVIAAWIEANVTLKIAKAMLNSTKGI; via the coding sequence ATGACAAGTCAAAACATAATTATATGCATTTCAGCTCTTTTGTTTATATTAGGTGTCGTGATTGGAAGCGAAATGCCACATATTGACAATGAGAGTCAAAAATTCATTTTTCAATTCGAAAATAAATGCTCAAATAATGTTTTATTTTTCTACTTTCTCACAAATAATCTTAGGCTGGTAGGTTTACTAATCTCCGGATCTGCATTGTTTGGAGCACCATCTTGTTTAAATCTTATGGCAAATGGAATATTTATAGGTAGTACTATAAAATCCGCAATATTGACTAATAAACTTTTAGAATTTATTCTCTTAACACTCCCCCACGGTATCTTCGAAATCCCCGCCATAATTATAGCAGGAGCAGCAGGCTTTAAAATCCCTTACGAAATCATCAGGTATTTAGCAGGCAAAAAAGAGCAAATTCTAACGAAAGAAGACATCAGAGAATACCTGACGCTTGCGCTAATCTCAATAATTCTAATCGTAATTGCAGCGTGGATAGAAGCGAACGTAACCTTAAAAATAGCTAAAGCCATGTTAAATTCGACAAAAGGTATTTGA
- a CDS encoding NOB1 family endonuclease translates to MHVLDATAIIARKKVEDAITTPEVVEEIKDEDSKLYLDVSGIKVEEAKEEFVEKVLEAAKKTGDIHKLSRADISVLAKALEYNATIITDDYAVQNVAKALKLKFEPVIHSGIRKSFKWIKVCRGCGRKIESEICPVCGSEAKLRRVRK, encoded by the coding sequence ATGCACGTACTGGACGCTACGGCAATAATAGCGAGAAAGAAAGTGGAAGATGCGATAACCACTCCGGAAGTCGTTGAAGAGATAAAAGATGAGGATTCAAAGCTTTATCTGGACGTAAGCGGAATTAAAGTTGAAGAAGCAAAAGAAGAGTTCGTCGAAAAAGTTCTGGAAGCTGCGAAAAAAACTGGAGATATCCACAAGCTGAGCAGGGCTGACATAAGCGTTCTCGCAAAAGCGTTGGAATACAACGCTACTATTATTACCGACGATTACGCAGTTCAAAACGTTGCAAAGGCTTTGAAGCTGAAATTCGAGCCAGTCATTCATTCGGGTATAAGAAAATCATTTAAGTGGATTAAAGTTTGTAGAGGATGTGGTAGAAAAATTGAATCTGAAATCTGTCCCGTTTGCGGTAGCGAAGCCAAGTTGAGGAGGGTGAGAAAATGA